A stretch of the Amycolatopsis sp. BJA-103 genome encodes the following:
- a CDS encoding ABC transporter permease: MLSIARSELIQIFRNRSVLITSFVMPIAICAFFVYQHEIFAKIGSLGYIAAIVMFTVCAFGLYASSVTTLASRRQNLFLKRLRSTAAGDASILIGLVLPVTVIALVQVAVIMTVLGFVTGKPANIGLLVLAVLATVAMMIGLGLATAGLTNSPEHAQVTTLPVSLGVIAVASWVGISGTDDLTLVKRLLPGGSATELAVNAWNGGVAVSESLLLLAPTLAWVVVAVVLASRLFRWEPRR; encoded by the coding sequence ATGCTTTCGATCGCCCGCAGCGAGCTGATCCAGATCTTCCGGAACCGCTCGGTCCTCATCACCAGTTTCGTGATGCCCATCGCGATCTGCGCGTTCTTCGTCTACCAGCACGAAATCTTCGCCAAGATCGGCAGCCTCGGTTACATCGCGGCGATCGTGATGTTCACCGTGTGCGCGTTCGGTCTCTACGCCAGCTCGGTGACCACGCTCGCCTCCCGGCGGCAGAACCTGTTCCTCAAGCGGTTGCGCTCGACAGCGGCCGGTGACGCCTCCATCCTGATCGGGCTGGTGCTTCCGGTCACCGTCATCGCGCTCGTCCAGGTGGCCGTGATCATGACCGTGCTGGGCTTCGTGACCGGCAAACCCGCGAACATCGGCTTGCTGGTGCTGGCCGTCCTCGCCACCGTCGCCATGATGATCGGCCTCGGTCTGGCCACCGCGGGCCTGACCAACTCCCCCGAGCACGCCCAGGTCACCACGCTGCCGGTGAGCCTCGGGGTCATCGCGGTCGCTTCCTGGGTCGGCATCAGCGGCACCGACGACCTGACCCTGGTCAAGCGCCTGCTGCCGGGCGGTTCGGCCACCGAACTCGCGGTCAACGCCTGGAACGGCGGCGTCGCGGTCTCCGAATCGCTGCTCCTGCTCGCCCCGACCCTGGCGTGGGTCGTCGTCGCGGTGGTCCTGGCCTCGCGGCTCTTCCGCTGGGAACCGCGCCGGTGA
- a CDS encoding alpha/beta fold hydrolase, with protein sequence MLHRAAAFVAALVLMTACGSPPAAPPYEEITRGDASFAEQFRHEFAEVDGVKMHYVTGGKGAPLVLLHGWPQTWYGWHRVMPALAEHFTVYALDLPGLGDSTGAPPSYDKATLARYVHGLVAGRLGLRDARIAGHDLGAAVAFQYAAQFPGDLTKLAYLDLPLPGPALDATAYRNLSWHIAFHSQKTVPEAVVGDDVREYLSLFYPQVAYSGTAFGGPGAPSPFDEAEIGEYARTYSKPEVLHGGFELYRTLGQDATANTGAKPITTPTLLMTAEGLLEPQKATLSPRVADLARAVEVPRAGHWLAEENPEFVSAELVKFLK encoded by the coding sequence ATGCTTCACCGAGCCGCCGCGTTCGTCGCGGCCCTCGTCCTGATGACGGCCTGCGGTTCGCCACCGGCCGCCCCGCCCTACGAAGAGATCACCCGCGGCGACGCGAGTTTCGCGGAGCAGTTCCGCCACGAGTTCGCCGAGGTCGACGGCGTGAAGATGCACTACGTCACCGGCGGAAAGGGTGCCCCGCTCGTCCTGCTGCACGGCTGGCCGCAGACCTGGTACGGCTGGCACCGCGTCATGCCCGCGCTGGCCGAGCATTTCACCGTGTACGCGCTCGACCTCCCCGGCCTCGGGGACAGCACCGGCGCGCCGCCCAGCTACGACAAGGCCACCCTCGCCCGCTACGTGCACGGCCTCGTCGCCGGACGGCTGGGCCTGCGCGACGCCCGGATCGCCGGCCATGACCTCGGTGCCGCTGTCGCCTTCCAGTACGCCGCGCAATTCCCCGGCGATCTCACCAAGCTCGCCTATCTCGACCTGCCGCTGCCGGGCCCCGCGCTCGATGCGACGGCGTACCGGAACCTGAGCTGGCATATCGCTTTCCACTCGCAGAAAACGGTTCCGGAAGCCGTCGTCGGCGACGACGTCCGCGAATATCTTTCCCTTTTCTATCCCCAGGTCGCCTATTCGGGGACGGCTTTCGGCGGGCCCGGGGCGCCGTCGCCGTTCGACGAGGCCGAGATCGGCGAATACGCCCGTACCTACAGCAAGCCGGAGGTCCTGCACGGCGGTTTCGAGCTCTACCGCACGCTCGGCCAGGACGCGACCGCCAACACCGGCGCGAAGCCCATCACCACTCCGACCCTGCTGATGACCGCCGAAGGGCTGCTCGAACCGCAGAAGGCGACCCTGTCGCCCCGCGTCGCCGACCTCGCCCGCGCCGTCGAGGTGCCCCGGGCCGGGCACTGGCTCGCGGAAGAGAACCCGGAGTTCGTGAGCGCCGAGCTGGTCAAGTTCCTGAAGTAG
- a CDS encoding alpha/beta hydrolase, with product MRKAMIPVLAAALLTAATPAVASAAPPPKWGPCPAEAAGLGLECGTLEVPLDYRDPGGKTIEIAISRLASTKPEKRRGVLLTNTGGPGGEGLAYPDTLKKLNIPQDVLDSYDVIGMDPRGVHNSTPVTCGLTVAEHPSNIPRYARDSADVTSEAQRVAAVAAKCGSSPTAPLLPYMTTANTARDMDRVREALGERKVNYFGISYGTYLGSVYTSLFPERSDRFLIDSATGPGGWDASFSRLFGQGVEDRFPDFAKFAASKPEYGLGRTPAEVTAKYFELAARLDKTPSPDGYNGQVFRQITFAYLYYDKKLPQLAETWHALDTGKPVPTPAATGTSTGTAYPADNYIASQLHVICNDSDWPENVGTYRRNVAIDRFRHPLFGAAAANITPCAFWPSEPVEPPVKITGRGPSNLLIVQNLRDPATPLAGARKLREAFGDRARMVTVDQGGHLAYLFKDNKCANDLATGFLVTGARPRHDLAC from the coding sequence ATGCGCAAAGCCATGATCCCCGTTCTCGCGGCCGCCTTGCTGACCGCGGCGACCCCGGCGGTCGCTTCCGCGGCGCCCCCGCCGAAGTGGGGGCCTTGCCCGGCGGAGGCGGCAGGCCTCGGCCTGGAGTGCGGCACCCTCGAGGTCCCGCTGGACTACCGTGACCCCGGCGGGAAGACCATCGAGATCGCGATCTCACGGCTGGCGAGCACCAAGCCTGAAAAGCGCCGCGGTGTGCTGCTGACGAACACCGGCGGCCCCGGCGGTGAAGGGCTGGCCTATCCGGACACCCTCAAGAAGCTGAACATCCCGCAGGACGTGCTGGACAGCTACGACGTGATCGGGATGGACCCGCGCGGTGTCCACAACAGCACGCCGGTGACCTGCGGGCTGACCGTCGCTGAGCATCCGTCCAACATCCCGAGGTACGCCCGGGACTCGGCCGACGTCACGTCCGAGGCACAGCGGGTCGCCGCCGTCGCCGCGAAATGCGGCTCCTCGCCCACCGCGCCGCTCCTGCCGTACATGACCACCGCCAACACCGCCCGTGACATGGACCGTGTCCGCGAGGCACTCGGCGAGCGGAAGGTGAACTACTTCGGCATCTCCTACGGCACCTACCTCGGTTCGGTGTACACCTCGTTGTTCCCCGAGCGCAGCGACCGGTTCCTGATCGACAGCGCGACCGGGCCCGGCGGCTGGGACGCGTCGTTCTCGCGGCTGTTCGGGCAAGGTGTCGAAGATCGTTTCCCGGACTTCGCGAAGTTCGCCGCTTCGAAACCCGAGTACGGCTTGGGCCGGACGCCGGCGGAGGTGACGGCGAAGTACTTCGAGCTCGCCGCGCGGCTGGACAAGACCCCGAGTCCGGATGGCTACAACGGCCAGGTGTTCCGCCAGATCACCTTCGCCTATCTCTACTACGACAAGAAGCTGCCGCAGCTGGCCGAGACCTGGCACGCGCTCGACACCGGGAAACCCGTGCCGACGCCTGCCGCCACCGGAACGTCCACCGGCACGGCGTATCCGGCCGACAACTACATCGCGAGCCAGCTGCACGTGATCTGCAACGACTCGGACTGGCCGGAGAACGTCGGGACGTACCGGCGCAACGTCGCGATCGACCGGTTCCGGCATCCGCTGTTCGGCGCGGCGGCCGCGAACATCACGCCGTGCGCGTTCTGGCCGTCCGAGCCGGTGGAACCGCCGGTGAAGATCACCGGGCGCGGCCCGTCGAACCTGCTGATCGTGCAGAACCTCCGCGACCCGGCCACGCCGCTGGCGGGCGCGCGGAAGCTGCGTGAAGCCTTCGGCGACCGCGCCAGGATGGTCACCGTCGACCAGGGCGGGCACCTGGCGTACCTGTTCAAGGACAACAAGTGCGCCAACGACCTCGCGACGGGGTTCCTGGTCACCGGTGCGCGACCGCGGCACGATCTCGCCTGCTGA
- a CDS encoding class I SAM-dependent methyltransferase has product MNATKFWDGLYERRSTGTPKVNARLAEIAGPLAPGAALDLGCGGGGDALWLAARGWRVTAVDISGAAVRSLRERGGPITALRVDLAEEFPYGSFDLVSAQYFHAPFELDRARVLRTAANSVNPGGRLVVVDHGSAAPWSWDQNAQYPTPLEVAAELALDPVEWSVERAEASERHATGPSGQTATVVDHILVLRRGER; this is encoded by the coding sequence ATGAACGCGACGAAATTCTGGGACGGGCTCTACGAACGGCGTTCCACCGGAACGCCGAAGGTGAACGCGAGACTGGCCGAGATAGCCGGCCCGCTGGCCCCTGGCGCGGCGCTCGATCTCGGCTGCGGCGGCGGGGGAGACGCGCTGTGGCTGGCCGCCCGGGGCTGGCGGGTGACCGCGGTCGACATCTCCGGCGCGGCCGTGCGTTCGCTCCGGGAGCGCGGTGGGCCGATCACGGCCCTCCGCGTCGATCTCGCCGAGGAGTTCCCTTACGGCTCCTTCGATCTGGTGTCCGCGCAGTACTTCCACGCCCCGTTCGAACTGGACCGGGCCCGCGTGCTGCGGACCGCCGCGAACTCGGTGAACCCCGGCGGACGGCTGGTCGTCGTCGATCACGGCTCGGCCGCGCCGTGGTCTTGGGACCAGAACGCTCAGTACCCCACGCCACTGGAAGTGGCCGCTGAGCTGGCCCTCGATCCGGTGGAGTGGTCGGTCGAGCGCGCGGAGGCCTCGGAACGGCACGCCACCGGTCCGTCGGGACAGACCGCGACCGTCGTCGACCACATCCTGGTGCTCAGGCGAGGGGAGCGATGA
- a CDS encoding helix-turn-helix domain-containing protein yields the protein MADETDEVLDAVGPRLRALRKRRGLTLAEVSATTGISESTLSRLESGGRRPTLELLLPLARVHGVPLDDLVGAPRTGDPRIHLQPIHRHGMTFLPLTRRAGGVQAFKMLIPSRPEPAEPTPQTHGGYEWVYVLNGRLRLVVGDRDMVLPPGEAAEFDTALPHWLGSADGHAVETLVLFGPQGERAHIRAD from the coding sequence ATGGCGGACGAGACGGACGAGGTACTGGACGCGGTCGGCCCCCGGTTGCGCGCGCTGCGCAAACGCCGTGGCCTGACCCTGGCCGAGGTGTCGGCGACGACCGGGATCTCGGAAAGCACCTTGTCACGGCTGGAAAGCGGCGGGCGGCGGCCCACACTGGAACTGCTGCTACCACTCGCGCGCGTGCACGGCGTCCCGCTCGACGACCTCGTCGGCGCACCCCGGACCGGCGACCCGCGGATCCATTTACAGCCGATCCACCGGCACGGCATGACCTTCCTGCCGCTCACCCGCCGCGCCGGCGGCGTGCAGGCCTTCAAGATGCTCATTCCCAGTCGCCCCGAACCGGCGGAACCCACGCCGCAGACCCACGGCGGCTACGAGTGGGTGTATGTCCTCAATGGACGGCTCCGGCTGGTGGTCGGCGACCGCGACATGGTCCTGCCGCCCGGCGAGGCCGCCGAGTTCGACACCGCGCTGCCGCATTGGCTCGGCTCCGCCGACGGTCATGCCGTCGAGACCCTTGTCCTTTTCGGACCGCAGGGCGAACGCGCCCACATCCGGGCAGACTAA
- a CDS encoding SAM-dependent methyltransferase, with protein MGENASARDVAQRLADSVNKVSVGRVYDYLLGGVHNYAVDQQFAEEQLRLVPSMRDFARANRAFLGRAVRYMVDQGIRQFVDIGSGLPTQGNVHEVAEEVAPGECRVVYIDNEPIAQAHAEILLEQTADPARHTALDGDFHEGLRLWKKVLGTGLIDPGQPIGLLAVALLHFMPDETAPHVTLGRYLEQLPSGSLMALSHIHVPVEDTVLHAQSANVVDSYRRRTNSAITLRGREEIAAFFTGLRPVEPGLVWLPEWRPEGGPLHEEDLVGSRGLAGVARKP; from the coding sequence ATGGGGGAGAATGCGAGCGCCCGTGACGTGGCGCAGCGGCTGGCGGATTCGGTGAACAAGGTCTCGGTCGGCCGCGTGTACGACTATCTGCTCGGCGGGGTGCACAACTACGCCGTCGATCAGCAATTCGCCGAGGAACAGCTCCGGCTCGTCCCGTCGATGCGCGATTTCGCCCGTGCCAACCGGGCTTTCCTCGGCCGTGCCGTTCGCTACATGGTCGATCAGGGCATCCGGCAGTTCGTGGACATCGGTTCCGGGCTGCCGACCCAGGGCAACGTGCACGAGGTCGCCGAAGAGGTCGCGCCGGGCGAATGCCGGGTCGTCTACATCGACAACGAGCCGATCGCGCAGGCGCACGCGGAGATCCTGCTGGAGCAGACGGCCGACCCGGCCCGGCACACCGCGCTGGACGGCGACTTCCACGAAGGTCTCCGGCTGTGGAAGAAGGTGCTCGGCACCGGGTTGATCGATCCGGGCCAGCCGATCGGCCTGCTGGCGGTGGCGTTGCTGCATTTCATGCCCGACGAAACCGCCCCGCACGTCACCCTCGGCCGCTATCTGGAGCAGTTGCCTTCCGGCAGTCTCATGGCACTTTCGCATATCCACGTTCCGGTCGAGGACACCGTGCTGCACGCACAATCGGCGAACGTCGTCGATTCCTACCGCCGCCGGACAAACAGCGCCATCACGCTTCGCGGGCGGGAGGAGATCGCCGCATTCTTCACCGGACTGCGGCCGGTCGAGCCCGGTCTGGTGTGGTTGCCGGAATGGCGTCCCGAAGGCGGACCGCTGCACGAGGAAGATTTGGTGGGGTCTCGCGGATTGGCGGGCGTGGCCCGTAAACCCTGA
- a CDS encoding response regulator transcription factor gives MTTVVLADDEALLRKAMAALLPLEGEITVLAEAENGEEAVEATLRHEPDVLVIDLEMPGVDGLGAVAEIRRTRPDQVILMLTRHAKPGVLRKALKLGVQGFVSKAAEPSHITFVIAALHQGKRWIDPDVSALAVVDDCPLTERELEVLRVTGEGYSVAEIAAQLHLAQGTVRNYLSNAMQKTQTQTRHEAARYAREHDWL, from the coding sequence ATGACCACGGTGGTACTCGCCGACGACGAAGCCCTGCTCCGCAAGGCGATGGCCGCGCTGCTCCCGCTCGAGGGCGAGATCACCGTCCTCGCCGAAGCGGAGAACGGCGAGGAGGCCGTCGAGGCCACCTTGCGGCACGAACCCGACGTCCTCGTCATCGACCTCGAAATGCCCGGTGTGGACGGGCTCGGCGCGGTCGCGGAGATCCGCCGCACCCGGCCGGACCAGGTCATCCTCATGCTGACCAGGCACGCGAAACCCGGTGTGCTCCGCAAAGCCCTCAAACTCGGGGTGCAGGGATTCGTCAGCAAGGCGGCCGAACCCTCGCACATCACGTTCGTCATCGCCGCCCTGCACCAGGGCAAACGCTGGATCGACCCGGACGTCTCCGCGCTCGCCGTGGTCGACGACTGTCCCCTCACCGAACGGGAGCTCGAGGTGCTGCGGGTGACCGGGGAGGGGTATTCCGTCGCCGAGATCGCCGCTCAGCTCCACCTCGCGCAGGGCACGGTGCGCAACTATCTCTCGAACGCCATGCAGAAGACCCAGACGCAGACCCGGCACGAAGCCGCCAGATACGCGCGTGAGCACGACTGGCTTTAG
- a CDS encoding alpha/beta hydrolase codes for MLRKTVIVVALLVAGALLPSVPAVAVPSITWHGCTTGPGDVLGAELDKAGAQCGDIAVPVDHRRPRGRKLTVALARVKATDPAHRLGTLMLNPGGPGGPAMELVLAGPLMPEIAARYDLVGMDPRFVGRSSPLRCTWKTDTFARSAGPDLRTFRESVALAKDLARGCSGNDHELLRAASTRNTARDMDVVRAALGERKISYLGASYGTYLGAVYLQMFGSRADRFVLDSSVDPEAYGPGLLRPTAPALDAALRNWAKSAVGQGLGETADEVVTTVRDVARSAERRPFEVGKYTVDGHMVPYLFFANLYDDRPASQAEFAATVRTLRDAAAGRPVTPSEGLAALLDGLTTGSGSATDRAGTPVICADRAASRDPATYYRDIQEHRAAEPLFGPLARNITPCAFWPVAPAEPATRIHNTSPALLLGSTGDPATPYAGQLALHRALGGSRLVTVEGAFRHAVFLKGDKCVDAAARDYLLSGELPADRSCRS; via the coding sequence TTGCTCAGGAAAACAGTCATCGTGGTGGCACTGCTCGTCGCCGGGGCGTTGCTGCCGTCGGTGCCCGCCGTCGCGGTCCCTTCGATCACCTGGCACGGCTGCACGACCGGCCCCGGCGACGTCCTCGGCGCGGAGCTGGACAAGGCGGGCGCGCAGTGCGGGGACATCGCCGTGCCGGTGGACCATCGCCGTCCGCGGGGGCGCAAGCTCACCGTCGCGCTGGCCAGGGTGAAGGCCACCGATCCCGCGCACCGGCTCGGCACGCTGATGCTCAATCCGGGCGGTCCGGGAGGCCCGGCCATGGAACTGGTCCTGGCCGGGCCGCTCATGCCGGAGATCGCGGCCCGCTACGACCTCGTCGGCATGGACCCCCGGTTCGTCGGGCGCAGTTCGCCGCTGAGGTGCACCTGGAAGACCGACACGTTCGCGCGGTCGGCCGGGCCGGACCTCAGGACGTTCCGCGAGAGCGTGGCGCTCGCGAAGGACCTGGCGCGCGGCTGCTCGGGCAACGACCACGAGTTGTTGCGGGCCGCCTCGACCCGCAACACCGCCAGGGACATGGACGTCGTGCGCGCCGCGCTCGGCGAACGGAAGATCTCCTACCTCGGCGCGTCGTACGGGACCTATCTCGGCGCGGTCTATCTCCAGATGTTCGGTTCCCGGGCCGATCGGTTCGTGCTCGATTCGTCGGTGGATCCCGAGGCGTACGGTCCGGGCCTGCTCCGCCCGACCGCCCCGGCGCTCGACGCCGCGTTGCGGAACTGGGCGAAGAGCGCCGTGGGGCAAGGCCTGGGGGAGACCGCGGACGAGGTGGTGACGACCGTGCGGGACGTCGCCCGGTCGGCCGAGCGACGGCCGTTCGAGGTCGGGAAGTACACAGTGGACGGTCACATGGTGCCGTACCTGTTCTTCGCGAACCTCTACGACGACCGTCCCGCTTCACAGGCCGAGTTCGCCGCGACCGTACGGACACTCCGCGACGCCGCGGCAGGCCGTCCCGTCACTCCTTCGGAAGGACTCGCCGCGCTCCTCGACGGCCTGACGACCGGCTCCGGCTCCGCGACCGACCGGGCGGGGACGCCGGTCATCTGCGCGGATCGAGCGGCCTCCCGCGACCCGGCGACGTACTACCGGGACATCCAGGAACACCGGGCGGCCGAGCCGCTGTTCGGGCCGCTGGCCCGCAACATCACGCCGTGCGCGTTCTGGCCCGTGGCTCCCGCCGAACCCGCCACCCGGATCCACAACACCTCGCCGGCGCTGCTCCTCGGCTCGACCGGCGACCCCGCGACGCCGTACGCCGGGCAACTCGCGCTGCACCGGGCGCTCGGCGGTTCGCGGCTGGTGACGGTGGAAGGAGCGTTCCGGCACGCCGTGTTCCTGAAGGGCGACAAGTGCGTCGACGCGGCGGCGCGGGACTACCTGCTGAGCGGAGAGCTGCCTGCGGACCGGAGCTGCCGCTCGTGA
- a CDS encoding ABC transporter ATP-binding protein, which produces MTSTPVIDVDRLNLKYGDFHAVKDLSFQVGRGEFYALLGTNGAGKTSTLETLEGHRTPTSGTVRVLGKSPRDRAAVRPKMGIMLQESGFSPDLTVKESIRLIGTLTHRTDRLERVLGIVDLARKANTKVSQLSGGEKRRLDFATAVYGSPELVFLDEPTTGLDIQSRDALWDAVDKLREDGSTIVLTTHYLEEAQQRADRIGLMHRGKFHQEGTVSELTRTLPAVIRFVLPAPAPALPLQGRREHDGKFVIETFGLQKDLHTLLRWAQDHAIELRDLEAGPTRLDDVFRAIDND; this is translated from the coding sequence ATGACTTCGACACCAGTGATCGACGTAGACCGCCTGAACCTGAAGTACGGCGACTTCCACGCCGTGAAGGACCTGTCCTTCCAGGTCGGGCGAGGCGAGTTCTACGCCCTGCTGGGCACCAACGGGGCGGGGAAGACCTCGACCCTGGAAACCCTCGAAGGGCACCGGACCCCGACGTCGGGCACGGTCCGTGTCCTGGGAAAGAGCCCGCGTGACCGCGCCGCCGTGCGGCCCAAGATGGGCATCATGTTGCAGGAGAGCGGTTTCTCACCGGACCTGACGGTGAAGGAATCGATCCGCCTGATCGGGACGCTGACCCACCGCACGGACCGCCTCGAACGGGTGCTCGGCATCGTGGACCTCGCCCGCAAGGCGAACACGAAGGTGTCCCAGCTTTCCGGTGGCGAGAAGCGGCGGCTCGACTTCGCGACCGCGGTGTACGGCTCGCCGGAACTGGTGTTCCTGGACGAGCCGACGACCGGTCTGGACATCCAGTCGCGGGACGCGCTGTGGGACGCGGTCGACAAACTGCGCGAGGACGGCTCCACGATCGTGCTCACCACGCATTACCTCGAAGAGGCCCAGCAGCGCGCAGACCGCATCGGCCTGATGCACCGGGGGAAGTTCCACCAGGAGGGCACGGTCTCCGAACTGACGCGGACGCTGCCCGCCGTGATCCGCTTCGTCCTCCCCGCCCCGGCACCGGCGCTGCCGTTGCAGGGCAGGCGGGAGCACGACGGGAAGTTCGTCATCGAGACCTTCGGTCTGCAGAAGGACCTGCACACCCTGTTGCGGTGGGCGCAGGACCACGCGATCGAGCTGCGGGACCTCGAAGCGGGCCCGACCAGGCTCGACGACGTGTTCCGCGCCATCGACAACGACTAG
- a CDS encoding DUF2306 domain-containing protein, with the protein MTSSNAPRWWRRPWIVPLMLVAAAFLAFSVPPYLTFDPAESRLEAPPGNGLYYPLLVAHVLFGTVAMVTACFQIWPAFRARYRRGHRITGRIYVFAGALPAGFVGLYIGWHTSVGPSVRVANLVGSVLWIAVTVIGIRMARQRRFGEHRRWMSRSFALAMSIVLSRVINVVATIVLTPEIGTTFGGSEVLMRYSAMSIGAWLSPLLLLVLTDWVLERRKTPKKPPSGLDVSAPGRTPSRV; encoded by the coding sequence ATGACCTCGTCGAACGCGCCCCGCTGGTGGCGGCGCCCCTGGATCGTGCCGCTGATGCTGGTGGCGGCGGCTTTCCTGGCCTTTTCGGTGCCGCCGTACCTGACTTTCGACCCGGCCGAGTCGCGGCTGGAAGCGCCGCCGGGGAACGGCCTCTACTACCCGCTGCTCGTCGCGCACGTCCTTTTCGGCACGGTCGCGATGGTGACCGCCTGCTTCCAGATCTGGCCCGCGTTCCGCGCCCGCTACCGGCGCGGGCACCGGATCACCGGCCGGATCTACGTCTTCGCCGGTGCGCTCCCCGCCGGGTTCGTCGGCCTGTACATCGGCTGGCACACCAGCGTCGGCCCGTCCGTGCGGGTGGCCAACCTGGTGGGCTCGGTGCTGTGGATCGCGGTCACGGTCATCGGGATCCGGATGGCCAGGCAGCGTCGCTTCGGCGAGCATCGACGGTGGATGTCCCGCAGTTTCGCGCTCGCGATGTCGATCGTGCTGAGCCGCGTGATCAACGTCGTGGCCACGATCGTGCTGACACCGGAGATCGGCACGACCTTCGGCGGCAGCGAAGTGCTCATGCGGTACAGCGCGATGAGCATCGGGGCCTGGCTCAGCCCGTTGCTCCTGCTGGTGCTCACCGACTGGGTGCTGGAGCGCCGCAAAACCCCGAAAAAGCCCCCCAGCGGGCTAGACGTCTCCGCCCCGGGACGGACGCCTTCGCGGGTGTAG
- a CDS encoding DinB family protein, with protein MSRKRDTGPPSTGAGEKDVLAGFLGYLRAAIMAKADGVPEERARVPGVPSGTNLLGLIKHLTQVERHWVLGHDVTDWKATFHSSPEDTTASLLAAYREVIAEANDEVASWTDLSEAGPRRGSRRWTLTHLIEETARHAGHADILRELIDGATGR; from the coding sequence ATGAGCCGGAAACGCGACACCGGGCCGCCGTCGACCGGAGCCGGTGAGAAGGACGTGCTCGCCGGTTTCCTCGGCTACTTGCGCGCCGCGATCATGGCCAAAGCCGACGGAGTGCCTGAAGAGCGGGCCCGCGTGCCGGGCGTGCCCTCCGGCACGAACCTGCTCGGCCTGATCAAGCACCTGACCCAGGTGGAACGGCACTGGGTGCTCGGGCACGACGTCACCGACTGGAAAGCGACGTTCCATTCGTCCCCGGAGGACACGACGGCGTCACTTCTCGCCGCTTACCGGGAAGTCATCGCCGAAGCGAACGACGAGGTCGCGTCCTGGACCGACCTCTCCGAAGCGGGCCCCCGCCGGGGATCACGGCGCTGGACGCTGACCCATTTGATCGAGGAAACCGCACGCCACGCGGGACACGCCGACATCCTGCGCGAACTGATCGACGGCGCCACCGGGCGCTGA
- a CDS encoding histidine kinase, protein MDTEPARGKLRKLNLTMFFPLFTVGGVIVVASDARTWWHVVVLSLSVLAAMVAFVRWTSGELMRVAIPCLVVTAAVWPFSVLLIGGGSAFFGILLVGSFVVPQLPRHRVAAAIALVVYIAAVGASRLLVSHEDMSEELIRFVFVPAAVTAIVLGLMFPNKRFYDVVHELEESREREAELAVIRERVRFASDLHDIQGHTLHVVKLKTALATKLVDIDAERAKQELREIHALVSDTITQTKELAYAQRRLNLSAELENARNLFEAAGIRVRINREGDVDPEAGRLLGQVLRETTTNILRHAQATRVRITLTEWSIGIVNDGAQRAPLPELRGLAALGQRVVAEGGELTVEQEDGQFVTAASFPGGRSEATEKR, encoded by the coding sequence GTGGACACCGAGCCGGCGCGGGGAAAACTGCGCAAGCTCAATCTCACCATGTTCTTCCCGCTGTTCACCGTCGGCGGGGTGATCGTGGTGGCGTCGGACGCGCGGACCTGGTGGCATGTGGTCGTCCTGAGCTTGAGCGTGCTGGCGGCCATGGTCGCCTTCGTGCGGTGGACCTCGGGCGAGCTCATGCGGGTCGCGATCCCGTGCCTGGTCGTCACGGCCGCCGTGTGGCCGTTCTCCGTGCTGCTGATCGGCGGCGGGTCGGCGTTCTTCGGGATCCTTCTCGTGGGTTCCTTCGTCGTTCCCCAGCTTCCCCGGCACCGGGTCGCGGCCGCGATCGCGCTCGTCGTGTACATCGCGGCGGTGGGCGCGTCGAGGCTGCTGGTCTCCCACGAGGACATGTCCGAAGAACTGATCAGGTTCGTCTTCGTCCCCGCCGCGGTCACCGCCATCGTGCTCGGGCTCATGTTCCCCAACAAGCGGTTCTACGACGTCGTCCACGAACTCGAGGAGTCACGCGAGCGGGAGGCTGAACTGGCCGTCATCCGCGAACGCGTCCGCTTCGCCAGCGATCTGCACGACATCCAGGGCCACACCCTCCACGTGGTGAAGCTGAAGACCGCGCTCGCCACGAAACTGGTGGACATCGACGCCGAACGGGCCAAACAGGAGCTGAGGGAGATCCACGCGCTCGTCAGCGACACGATCACCCAGACGAAGGAACTCGCCTATGCTCAGCGGAGGCTCAACCTTTCCGCCGAACTGGAGAACGCGAGGAACCTTTTCGAGGCCGCGGGGATCCGCGTGCGGATCAACCGGGAGGGTGACGTCGATCCGGAGGCGGGCAGGCTGCTCGGCCAGGTCCTCCGCGAGACCACGACCAACATCCTGCGCCACGCCCAGGCGACGCGGGTGCGGATCACCCTGACGGAGTGGAGTATCGGCATCGTCAACGACGGCGCCCAGCGCGCACCACTGCCCGAACTCCGGGGGCTGGCCGCGCTCGGACAACGCGTCGTCGCGGAGGGCGGCGAGCTGACGGTGGAACAGGAAGACGGGCAGTTCGTCACGGCCGCGTCCTTCCCGGGCGGGCGTTCCGAAGCAACGGAGAAACGATGA